The following proteins are co-located in the Aerosakkonema funiforme FACHB-1375 genome:
- a CDS encoding BON domain-containing protein yields the protein MGWLQRLFGMEKPADAQTNPAPAGSAPDGGEIPPERVGLNGEYDQSGLAKRVALAFDQDQELTDYDRLWVAQTGGTVVLKGEVPSQDVLNKMVSVARSVSGATSVSTDQVKVG from the coding sequence ATGGGTTGGTTACAACGCCTATTCGGAATGGAAAAGCCCGCTGATGCTCAGACGAATCCCGCACCGGCAGGATCGGCTCCTGATGGAGGGGAAATTCCCCCAGAGCGAGTGGGATTGAATGGCGAGTACGACCAAAGCGGTTTAGCCAAACGAGTTGCTCTAGCTTTTGACCAAGACCAGGAACTGACTGATTACGATCGTCTTTGGGTAGCTCAAACTGGCGGTACTGTGGTTTTGAAAGGAGAAGTTCCTTCTCAGGACGTTCTCAATAAGATGGTGTCGGTAGCCCGTAGCGTGAGCGGTGCAACATCTGTCAGTACCGATCAGGTCAAAGTTGGTTAG
- the ilvN gene encoding acetolactate synthase small subunit, producing the protein MKHTLSVLVEDEAGVLSRIAGLFARRGFNIESLAVGPAEQMGISRITMVVPGDDRIIEQLTKQLYKLINVLKVQDITEIPCVERELMLLKVNGNSSTRSEIIELAQIFRARVVDVAEESLTLEVVGDPGKMVAIVQVLQKFGLREIARTGKIALTRESGVNTEFLKSLEAKIS; encoded by the coding sequence ATGAAACACACCCTTTCCGTTTTGGTTGAAGATGAAGCCGGTGTCCTAAGCCGCATTGCTGGTCTATTTGCCCGTCGAGGCTTTAATATCGAAAGTTTGGCAGTTGGCCCAGCAGAACAGATGGGAATTTCGCGGATTACAATGGTCGTCCCTGGCGATGACAGAATTATCGAGCAGCTTACCAAACAACTTTATAAGTTGATTAATGTCCTTAAGGTACAGGATATTACTGAGATTCCCTGCGTAGAGCGAGAGTTGATGCTGCTCAAAGTTAATGGTAACAGCAGTACTCGTTCGGAAATTATCGAATTGGCTCAGATTTTTAGGGCGCGGGTGGTGGATGTTGCGGAGGAGTCGCTGACTCTGGAAGTAGTTGGCGATCCGGGTAAGATGGTAGCGATCGTACAAGTACTCCAAAAATTCGGTCTTCGGGAAATTGCTCGCACCGGTAAAATTGCCCTCACTCGCGAGTCGGGGGTAAACACTGAGTTTCTCAAATCTTTGGAAGCAAAAATTTCGTAA
- a CDS encoding zinc-binding dehydrogenase, which yields MKAVLMTAAGDPEVLQVRQIENPAVPVGDTELLVRLRAAGVNPIDTKLRKRGTFYPDKMPAILGCDGAGVIEAVGAGVTRFGVGDEVYFCYGGLGDRYGNYAEYIVVEERYVARKPTSLSFAEAAAAPLVLITAWESLYDRGRLEAGRKVLIHAGAGGVGHVAIQLAKLQGAEVCTTVGSQDKAEFVRQLGADQIIFYKETDFVQAALDWTNGEGVDLAFDTVGGKTFYKTVPAVQVYGDLITILEPDPALGNLKTARNRNLRISLELMLTPMLQGLVSAQIHQGKILEECARLIDQGKLKIHLSNTFPLEQAAEAHRLLETGSTTGKISLIIN from the coding sequence GTGAAAGCAGTCTTGATGACAGCCGCCGGAGATCCCGAAGTACTACAAGTGCGGCAAATCGAAAACCCTGCCGTTCCTGTAGGAGACACAGAACTTTTGGTAAGATTGCGGGCAGCAGGTGTCAACCCGATCGATACTAAACTGCGGAAGCGAGGCACCTTCTATCCAGATAAAATGCCAGCAATCTTGGGATGCGATGGTGCTGGCGTCATCGAAGCAGTCGGTGCTGGTGTCACCCGCTTCGGTGTCGGCGATGAGGTATATTTCTGCTATGGTGGACTGGGCGATCGCTACGGTAACTATGCTGAATATATAGTTGTAGAAGAGCGGTATGTCGCCCGCAAACCCACTTCCCTCTCCTTCGCCGAAGCAGCAGCAGCTCCCCTCGTCCTCATTACCGCTTGGGAATCATTGTACGATCGCGGACGCCTGGAAGCTGGACGAAAAGTTCTCATCCACGCCGGTGCTGGTGGCGTCGGTCACGTTGCGATACAATTGGCAAAGCTGCAAGGTGCCGAAGTTTGTACTACAGTAGGTTCGCAAGACAAAGCCGAATTCGTTCGCCAACTGGGTGCAGATCAAATAATTTTCTATAAAGAAACCGATTTTGTCCAAGCCGCATTAGATTGGACAAATGGAGAAGGAGTAGACCTCGCCTTCGATACCGTAGGCGGCAAAACCTTTTACAAAACCGTTCCAGCCGTGCAGGTTTACGGCGATTTAATCACCATTTTAGAACCAGATCCCGCCTTGGGAAATTTGAAGACAGCCAGAAACCGAAATCTGAGAATTAGCTTAGAACTGATGTTGACACCAATGTTACAAGGATTGGTGTCAGCACAGATACACCAAGGCAAAATTTTAGAAGAATGTGCGCGTCTGATAGACCAAGGTAAACTCAAAATTCACCTCAGCAACACTTTTCCCCTCGAACAAGCTGCCGAAGCGCATCGCTTGCTGGAAACTGGCTCGACGACTGGGAAAATTTCTTTAATTATAAATTAG
- a CDS encoding alpha/beta fold hydrolase — MTTSLHWQQRVGSQRDWVWRGWQTRYTYMRPSQSTGDATTFILLHGFGTSIGHWRHNMTVFSQSHPVYALDMLGFGASEKASAKYNVTLWVEQVYDFWRTFIRQPVVLVGNSIGSLVCIAAAAAHPEMVRGVVMMSLPDPSVEEEMIPRPLRSLVATIKNIVASPPVLQTFFYWVRVPQRVRGWAAIAYANPEAITDELVDILVGPAQDRGSAQAFCAILKAMTSSQFGPSVKSLLPNLNIPLLLIWGSQDKMIPRGLARQFKQYNPNLEVIELDNAGHCPHDECPERVNQIILEWVDAHCTNTRKLDTTREPSKV, encoded by the coding sequence GTGACCACTTCCCTGCACTGGCAGCAACGGGTTGGCAGTCAACGAGATTGGGTTTGGCGAGGCTGGCAAACTCGATACACTTATATGCGGCCTTCTCAGTCTACTGGGGATGCTACGACCTTTATCCTGCTGCATGGATTTGGGACTTCCATTGGCCACTGGCGACACAATATGACAGTATTCAGTCAGTCGCACCCGGTTTACGCATTGGATATGCTCGGCTTTGGGGCTTCGGAGAAAGCATCAGCGAAATATAACGTCACGCTTTGGGTAGAGCAAGTCTACGACTTTTGGCGGACTTTTATTCGGCAGCCGGTGGTTTTGGTTGGTAATTCGATCGGTTCTTTGGTCTGTATCGCCGCCGCCGCAGCTCATCCGGAGATGGTGCGGGGCGTTGTGATGATGAGTTTGCCCGATCCATCGGTGGAAGAGGAAATGATTCCTCGACCGTTGCGATCGCTCGTTGCTACCATTAAAAACATTGTCGCTTCCCCGCCCGTACTTCAAACTTTTTTTTATTGGGTGCGAGTGCCCCAGCGAGTTCGCGGCTGGGCGGCCATCGCCTACGCTAACCCCGAAGCGATTACCGATGAATTGGTAGATATCCTGGTTGGGCCTGCCCAAGACAGAGGTTCTGCCCAAGCCTTCTGTGCTATCCTCAAAGCGATGACAAGTTCACAATTTGGCCCCAGTGTCAAGTCTTTGCTTCCCAACTTAAACATTCCCTTGCTCCTCATCTGGGGCAGTCAAGACAAGATGATACCTCGCGGTTTAGCCCGTCAGTTCAAACAGTACAACCCCAATTTGGAAGTTATCGAGTTAGACAACGCCGGTCACTGTCCTCACGATGAGTGCCCAGAGCGGGTAAATCAAATAATTTTAGAGTGGGTAGATGCCCACTGTACAAACACAAGGAAGCTGGATACGACACGGGAGCCGTCGAAAGTGTAA